One part of the Candidatus Aquiluna sp. UB-MaderosW2red genome encodes these proteins:
- a CDS encoding AbrB/MazE/SpoVT family DNA-binding domain-containing protein, translating into MAKAAIGKWGNSAALRIPAGVMKDARFSANQQVNISVSKGSIIIEPAPDVNFDLEDLIAGITPENSHSEVSFGAPVGKETL; encoded by the coding sequence ATGGCGAAGGCAGCAATTGGCAAGTGGGGCAATAGTGCAGCACTGCGCATTCCGGCCGGCGTCATGAAGGACGCCCGCTTCAGCGCGAACCAGCAGGTAAACATAAGCGTGTCAAAAGGGAGCATCATAATTGAGCCGGCACCAGACGTGAATTTTGACCTGGAAGACCTGATTGCTGGCATCACCCCTGAGAACTCGCATTCCGAGGTCAGCTTCGGGGCGCCAGTGGGCAAAGAGACCCTCTAA
- the mazF gene encoding endoribonuclease MazF: MAPSSYIPEAGDLVWLEFDPQAGHEQAGHRPALVISPAAYNAKSGLMLCCPVTTKIKGYPFEVRTELAGTSSVIIADQVKSLDFKARNAKKKGEVSREVLAQVRRKILSLVSGL, from the coding sequence ATGGCACCGAGTAGCTACATTCCAGAGGCCGGAGATTTGGTCTGGTTGGAGTTTGATCCGCAAGCCGGCCATGAGCAGGCTGGCCACCGACCAGCCTTGGTAATTAGCCCTGCCGCCTACAACGCTAAATCGGGACTAATGCTTTGTTGCCCGGTGACCACAAAGATAAAGGGTTATCCATTCGAGGTGAGAACAGAGTTGGCTGGAACTTCAAGCGTCATAATCGCTGACCAAGTCAAGTCTCTTGATTTCAAGGCCCGAAACGCCAAAAAGAAGGGCGAGGTGTCGCGTGAGGTTCTAGCCCAGGTCCGACGCAAAATACTGTCCTTGGTATCAGGGCTCTAG
- the pdxH gene encoding pyridoxamine 5'-phosphate oxidase yields the protein MQLHKHIGPERLGIGVISAGKPALVFWTRAIGQALIVGVMDSLNRHEDYGQEALDETQLLADPIAQFKLWLKDAEAQKIYEPNAFVLGTVTKENTPSARTVLLKGVDEHGFFFFTNFGSRKGRAIATNPAVSAVFGWYSMYRQVLIEGVAKTVPGIDSDEYFHSRPQESQVAAWSSQQSQPIANRDALDAQFETALERFKDAQVPRPDYWGGYRIVPTRIEFWKGRSNRMHDRIAFTRIIDEAGLIGPWKIERLQP from the coding sequence GTGCAGCTCCACAAACACATCGGCCCGGAGAGATTGGGCATCGGTGTCATAAGTGCAGGCAAACCTGCCCTTGTTTTTTGGACTCGAGCAATCGGTCAAGCACTTATTGTTGGAGTCATGGATTCACTAAATCGACACGAAGACTACGGTCAAGAAGCACTAGATGAGACCCAACTACTCGCCGACCCAATTGCCCAGTTCAAGCTCTGGCTAAAGGATGCCGAGGCCCAAAAGATTTATGAACCAAACGCATTTGTGCTGGGCACGGTCACAAAGGAGAACACACCAAGCGCCAGAACCGTTTTACTCAAGGGTGTTGATGAACACGGTTTCTTCTTTTTCACAAATTTTGGTTCACGTAAAGGCAGGGCAATCGCTACTAACCCTGCGGTGAGCGCGGTGTTTGGTTGGTACTCGATGTATCGACAGGTTCTAATCGAGGGCGTTGCTAAAACTGTGCCAGGCATTGATTCCGATGAGTATTTTCATTCTCGGCCGCAAGAGTCGCAAGTTGCCGCTTGGTCAAGCCAGCAGTCTCAACCCATTGCAAACCGTGACGCTTTGGATGCTCAGTTTGAAACGGCTCTCGAAAGATTTAAAGACGCCCAGGTGCCAAGACCCGATTACTGGGGCGGTTATCGAATTGTGCCAACCAGAATCGAGTTCTGGAAAGGCCGCTCCAACCGCATGCACGATCGCATCGCCTTTACCCGCATAATCGATGAAGCCGGCCTAATTGGGCCTTGGAAGATCGAACGCTTGCAGCCCTAG
- a CDS encoding ABC transporter ATP-binding protein has product MRTRGGSGSYMVDSDKRKAENAAAPKVENLLKRIAALFENHRGALIGTVILVLIGAALTVIPPLLIERTFNEGLFPPIGPPNMPLLIELVSLMVAIFIGAAAIGVWQTYLTAKVGNEVMGQLRERLFAHLQAMELAFFTKTKTGTIQSRLQNDVGGVANVLSNTVSSVLGNTVTVIAAFIAMLLLSWQLTVVAVVVMPLMILAQRRVGQVRAKIAGKTQESLSEMTAITQEALGVSGILLAKSFGRQQIEVDRYAAENKVQIRLQVSQTMSGQWFFAMVQIFFSAIPAIIYLFAGWLITDGSVVSIGTVVAFTTVQARLLFPLMGLMRVVLDLQTSEALFARIFEYMDLNPAIIDAENPEKLKAEDLGSVELRNVTFSYPGSESEVATLRNLNIKVEKGQYAALVGPSGSGKTTISYLIPRLYEASEGQVLFAGVDVRNIAQGDLIDQVGIVNQETYLFHATIKENLAYAKPEATDQEIITAAKAANIHETIASFPEGYDTMVGERGYRLSGGEKQRIAIARVLLKDPPILILDEATSSMDTQSERIVQEALDTLSRNRTTIAIAHRLSTVINADVIFVISGGEVVEQGTHTELLKAKGLYSKLVNQQFQTD; this is encoded by the coding sequence ATGAGAACGCGTGGTGGATCGGGTAGCTACATGGTTGATTCCGATAAGAGAAAAGCAGAAAACGCTGCGGCACCAAAAGTTGAGAATCTGCTAAAGCGCATTGCCGCTTTATTTGAAAACCACCGGGGTGCCCTAATTGGCACGGTCATTTTGGTGCTGATTGGTGCCGCCCTCACCGTAATTCCGCCGCTACTGATTGAGCGCACCTTTAATGAAGGTTTATTTCCACCAATTGGACCGCCAAACATGCCGCTCTTGATTGAGCTAGTGAGTTTGATGGTGGCAATATTTATCGGTGCAGCCGCTATTGGGGTTTGGCAAACCTACCTAACAGCCAAGGTTGGCAACGAGGTCATGGGGCAGCTCAGGGAGCGGCTTTTTGCCCACCTGCAAGCAATGGAGTTGGCGTTTTTCACCAAGACCAAGACCGGCACCATTCAGTCGCGTTTGCAAAATGATGTCGGTGGTGTTGCCAATGTGTTGAGCAATACCGTTTCTAGCGTGCTGGGCAACACCGTAACGGTGATTGCCGCCTTCATCGCGATGCTGCTATTGAGCTGGCAACTGACCGTGGTTGCCGTGGTGGTAATGCCACTGATGATCTTGGCGCAGCGCCGAGTCGGTCAGGTCAGGGCCAAGATTGCCGGGAAGACTCAAGAGTCTTTGAGTGAGATGACCGCCATTACTCAAGAAGCACTCGGGGTTAGCGGCATCCTTTTGGCAAAGAGCTTTGGTCGCCAGCAGATCGAAGTCGATCGATATGCCGCCGAAAACAAGGTTCAGATTCGGCTGCAGGTTAGCCAAACAATGAGTGGCCAGTGGTTTTTCGCTATGGTGCAGATTTTCTTTTCTGCGATTCCCGCAATCATCTATTTATTTGCCGGCTGGTTGATCACCGATGGCAGCGTGGTTTCAATTGGCACCGTGGTGGCGTTCACCACGGTGCAGGCCAGGTTGCTTTTTCCCTTGATGGGCCTGATGCGAGTGGTTTTAGATCTGCAAACCAGCGAGGCTTTATTCGCTCGTATTTTTGAGTACATGGATTTGAATCCGGCAATCATTGATGCGGAAAACCCCGAGAAACTAAAAGCCGAGGATTTGGGGTCAGTAGAGCTTCGCAATGTCACCTTCAGCTACCCGGGCTCTGAGAGCGAGGTGGCGACCCTAAGGAACTTGAACATAAAGGTAGAAAAAGGTCAATACGCGGCCCTTGTGGGGCCATCGGGTTCGGGCAAAACAACCATTAGCTATTTGATTCCAAGGCTCTATGAGGCCAGCGAGGGTCAGGTGCTTTTTGCAGGGGTTGATGTGCGCAATATTGCCCAAGGCGACCTGATTGATCAGGTGGGGATTGTGAACCAGGAGACTTACCTTTTTCACGCCACCATCAAAGAGAACTTGGCCTATGCCAAACCCGAGGCAACGGATCAAGAAATTATTACCGCGGCTAAAGCCGCGAACATTCACGAGACTATTGCGAGCTTCCCCGAAGGTTACGACACCATGGTTGGTGAGCGTGGTTATCGGCTATCTGGTGGAGAGAAGCAAAGAATCGCGATTGCAAGGGTTCTACTAAAAGACCCACCGATTTTGATACTCGATGAAGCCACTAGCTCGATGGACACCCAGAGTGAGCGCATCGTGCAAGAGGCCCTAGATACTTTGTCGCGGAACCGAACCACCATCGCGATTGCGCACCGGCTTTCGACAGTGATCAACGCCGATGTGATTTTTGTCATTAGTGGTGGTGAGGTGGTGGAGCAAGGCACCCACACCGAATTACTAAAGGCCAAAGGCCTTTACTCAAAACTGGTGAACCAGCAGTTCCAGACCGATTAG
- a CDS encoding InlB B-repeat-containing protein: MIGAGAMIHVNAIRTFHPSTPRLNRTQKGLTVIKDLVKRLPPLNANISLTIAATLIFTLVTPILGLAPRAEAATVIATGTNPSVCNQVIGTAGAASAVRVGDDCVVTFTASTTWTVPAGVTMADVLLVGGGGAGGRGDSGAYEAGGGGAGGFIYKTNFSISSPQTITVGKGGVSAASLVAATPSIAFGEKAFGGGSGAFGGNGVGSESVRDGASGGGGVYNTVAVGTGSQGFNGGPFGNSNGQNRAGGGGGSAGVGTSGAASSDAGKGGPGTQNSITGSAVWYAAGGGGGLAESDNGNGGQEGGGSGALESGGKGKSGENATTYGSGGGGAWADNSSFFGGKGSDGVVIVRYLARASITYAAGTGGSGSAPTAPTTAAIGSTFTTPANTFTRSGYSFAGWKIESATIGTGVAYPSTGNVTGNVVLTATWNANTYNVIFDSNGGTAVSNLTFTTGGSVSSAPTPPSRIGFTFDGWSASNVGVAVSFPYSPGVSADVTLYARWTQGVVSSISPPKNIAIAASNGSLTVTWDAPEVLEGKTVTSYRVEYSTTGAGTWSVASDSVASSDTSFQITGLTGGQAYFVRVAAGHSGGTGAYGYPWTKIYDVDSPTRSSGNIVYKSGFGLTGGAASANSSSNFTRVRYRMEAGIGGVTNYADTDFSRILGNPTRTAPASAESFTVANLQVPTTNSRFVIQGDISDLTIVSNASGVVNGHALDGRLELFPMDYVPSPATTYPSPRQANKYDNNDTAASNGDYGSFQLHSEAATRQTVFAWNRHSKNPEIGFGNNPGEHSDWTFSDTSASPRSNFDLQIFINVPTTVLSGVVVTFGAGNFGTGVNQTATKTSNVNLLLPNSATANGYFSRTGYAVTGWNTNADGTSGTGFALGASYTTNAALTLFPVWTANIFTVAYNYNSADGGAGTATSSFTFGGPVITLPTPTRTGFTFGGWYSEVELSNSVGAGGAGYSPAASITLFAKWTANSHVVTFDSKGGSAVSPSSFVTGGSISAPTAPTKTGYAFTGWAAAVGGAALAFPYAPGTIDAVTLYAKWSGATFTVIYNYSGAEAGNTTITENYTTLLTPITLPTPTRIGYTFAGWFTNSALTSSAGAGGASYTPSLNLTVFAKWTAINYSIIYNSTNTSGGITANASGGSVPIDLLNYNIGGTAIVKANSGSLIRLGYVFVGWVVNADGTGTALNSGESILVGTASINLYPQWSALSYTISYNLNGGSGSLVGAPTSWQTPAANVTLPTSGFTKTGFNFAGWSETQNGSAVNNDYRPNFANATLYAVWTLKVISYSFDQGTAAGLTITGWPTNGNNTFGSTITLPNLAGTTVTISSQSYLFFGWKKDTTTTFNSADAYTLGATDVTFTAQWVRLFDVRYGFAGGTKSSNDTETDGDDRDRACIASPASLCIYGQLINLRDTPTRVGYTFDGWKIQATSDLKAGMAQHTVIETGYLFYAQWTPISYSMSFNSAGGSNNFANQTKNIGQVLALPNPDGKTGYGFAGWSNDSGATIYAISSGFVVGSVSEAFVAQWTPNTSLVSYEWQGGASSTPKISDSYTYDPIAMTLPSASDHRFTKDGFTFAGWATSSGGTAVTDFRPAQNTVLFAVWTPTNFTLNFDAKGGAIATVNGVTQLQAPNNSMPILLPTATRSNFTFNGWYDQAIGGVKLGDAGDNFTPTASRTLHARWVQNSLFGVDEATLEAASTFTASNSTSTDSTLNHTPSGTSARVQIPTGALPPGTVITVRYFKDTDRQSNLIPGNNNYFFSILVSWIYGSGDSATVPNTAAGKSIAVTLTNPSIKAGATIYQIIGTNVTNLGVAQVDGSVVVNLTEDPEIVVASTNPSSPTTVTAVTGDTTATVSWTQGSNGGAEVTSYTVTASPGGASCTTATTSCTITGLNNNNAYTFTVTATNSVGTSSSSGSSSSVTPTPTRYAVTFNSTGGSAVAAGSFIAAGSFSAPSNPTRSGFTFDGWSSILNSSATKVTFPHTPSVTAPITLYALWFAVSSGGQPGSGSANTSPTPTPTPTPTPTPTPTPGTTQPPKQVPSMTPTVNPVLPVSPVDSPAGSISGSTDKVRIVADAPREKLVASAGSWKLEIKADISSGQSKPIATNLSLDFQLGSMADLSGTGLRPKAKVSVWVFSEPIFVGEVETLADGAFATQMLLPASLLPGKHTMQLITTDANGKQITLNIPITVTGKVTVGTFKGYVALYTQDLMGQKLSARVDGKWLVQDPITKYKSFDYSRKVRFTGAGYKIFVDLYLNSNFLRRDVITTR; encoded by the coding sequence TTGATTGGGGCCGGGGCCATGATCCACGTGAACGCCATTAGGACGTTCCACCCCAGCACGCCTAGATTAAATCGCACCCAAAAGGGCCTCACGGTAATCAAAGATCTAGTGAAGCGCCTGCCTCCCCTAAACGCGAACATCTCACTCACCATCGCAGCCACTCTGATCTTCACTTTAGTAACCCCAATCCTGGGGCTTGCACCCAGGGCGGAGGCGGCAACAGTAATAGCCACTGGAACCAATCCGAGTGTTTGCAATCAAGTAATTGGCACGGCTGGGGCCGCCTCTGCGGTTCGAGTTGGAGACGATTGCGTAGTCACATTCACCGCAAGCACGACATGGACTGTTCCTGCAGGAGTGACTATGGCTGATGTTCTGCTGGTTGGCGGAGGAGGAGCGGGCGGCCGAGGAGACTCGGGAGCCTATGAAGCAGGCGGAGGAGGAGCCGGTGGTTTCATATACAAGACTAATTTTTCAATTTCAAGCCCTCAAACAATAACTGTTGGAAAGGGAGGTGTTTCTGCGGCCTCTCTAGTCGCCGCCACACCATCTATCGCTTTTGGCGAGAAGGCTTTTGGCGGAGGCTCGGGGGCATTTGGCGGCAATGGGGTTGGGTCTGAAAGTGTAAGGGACGGGGCTTCAGGTGGTGGAGGCGTTTATAACACAGTTGCAGTTGGAACCGGCAGTCAGGGGTTTAACGGAGGCCCCTTCGGAAATTCGAACGGTCAGAATCGCGCTGGTGGAGGAGGTGGATCTGCAGGAGTGGGAACGTCAGGGGCAGCCTCTTCCGATGCTGGAAAGGGTGGGCCAGGGACCCAGAACAGTATTACCGGATCGGCAGTTTGGTACGCAGCTGGTGGTGGTGGTGGACTGGCTGAATCTGATAACGGTAACGGTGGTCAAGAGGGGGGTGGTTCAGGTGCTTTGGAGTCTGGGGGAAAGGGCAAAAGTGGAGAAAATGCAACAACCTACGGTTCGGGCGGGGGAGGCGCGTGGGCTGATAACAGCAGTTTCTTCGGTGGTAAAGGATCCGATGGAGTAGTAATTGTCAGATACTTAGCCCGGGCTTCTATTACCTACGCGGCAGGAACCGGCGGATCGGGTTCAGCACCCACAGCACCAACGACCGCTGCAATCGGTTCAACTTTCACTACCCCGGCGAATACCTTCACTCGCAGCGGCTATAGCTTCGCCGGCTGGAAAATTGAATCAGCAACCATTGGAACCGGAGTCGCTTATCCCTCGACTGGAAACGTAACGGGCAATGTGGTGCTGACGGCCACTTGGAATGCAAACACTTACAACGTCATATTTGATTCAAATGGCGGCACTGCAGTTTCGAACTTGACTTTCACAACTGGCGGTTCGGTTTCATCGGCACCAACCCCGCCGAGCAGAATCGGTTTCACATTCGATGGTTGGTCGGCATCCAATGTCGGAGTTGCAGTTAGTTTCCCTTACAGCCCCGGTGTGTCAGCTGACGTGACGCTCTATGCGAGGTGGACCCAAGGTGTTGTGAGTTCAATATCTCCACCAAAAAACATAGCTATTGCCGCCAGTAATGGGTCCCTGACCGTTACCTGGGATGCCCCTGAGGTTCTCGAGGGAAAAACAGTGACCTCTTATCGCGTTGAGTATTCGACAACCGGCGCGGGAACCTGGAGTGTGGCGAGCGACAGTGTTGCTTCATCCGACACAAGTTTCCAAATCACAGGCCTTACCGGGGGTCAGGCTTACTTTGTTCGAGTGGCCGCTGGCCACTCCGGCGGAACAGGCGCCTATGGTTACCCTTGGACCAAAATTTATGATGTCGACAGCCCAACTCGTTCGAGCGGGAACATTGTTTACAAATCGGGTTTTGGCTTAACTGGCGGAGCGGCAAGCGCCAATTCGAGTTCGAACTTCACTCGCGTGAGGTATCGGATGGAAGCGGGTATTGGCGGAGTAACAAACTACGCCGACACTGATTTCAGCCGTATTTTAGGAAACCCCACTCGAACCGCCCCCGCTTCCGCTGAGTCTTTCACTGTCGCTAATCTGCAGGTTCCCACAACTAATAGCCGGTTCGTCATTCAGGGGGACATATCAGACCTCACGATTGTTTCGAATGCCTCTGGCGTCGTCAATGGCCATGCCCTAGATGGTCGGCTCGAGCTTTTTCCTATGGATTATGTGCCGTCGCCTGCCACGACCTATCCCAGTCCGAGGCAAGCTAACAAATATGACAACAACGACACTGCCGCCTCTAACGGAGATTACGGCTCGTTCCAGCTGCACAGTGAAGCGGCTACGAGGCAAACCGTGTTTGCTTGGAACCGGCACTCTAAAAATCCTGAAATTGGATTTGGAAACAACCCTGGAGAACACTCGGATTGGACTTTTAGCGATACCTCTGCTTCTCCTAGGAGCAACTTCGATCTACAGATTTTCATAAATGTTCCGACCACAGTGCTCTCAGGAGTTGTGGTGACTTTTGGCGCTGGTAATTTTGGTACCGGGGTAAATCAGACGGCTACCAAGACCAGTAACGTCAATTTGCTTCTTCCGAACTCGGCTACCGCAAATGGTTATTTCTCAAGGACTGGTTATGCCGTCACAGGCTGGAACACGAATGCTGATGGAACTTCGGGCACGGGATTTGCTCTAGGGGCTAGCTACACAACCAATGCCGCCTTGACCCTCTTTCCGGTTTGGACCGCCAACATCTTCACGGTCGCCTATAACTACAACAGTGCCGATGGCGGCGCTGGCACTGCGACCAGCTCCTTCACTTTCGGCGGGCCGGTCATTACATTACCCACTCCCACCCGCACCGGTTTTACTTTTGGTGGTTGGTACTCAGAAGTTGAGCTTAGCAACTCGGTTGGAGCCGGCGGAGCCGGCTATTCTCCCGCAGCTTCAATAACGCTCTTCGCGAAATGGACCGCAAATAGCCACGTGGTGACTTTTGATTCAAAGGGAGGCAGTGCTGTATCTCCGTCTAGCTTCGTAACCGGCGGCAGCATCTCGGCCCCGACTGCGCCCACCAAAACCGGCTACGCATTCACGGGCTGGGCGGCTGCCGTTGGCGGAGCAGCACTGGCTTTTCCCTATGCTCCAGGGACCATCGACGCCGTAACCCTTTATGCCAAATGGTCAGGAGCCACCTTCACGGTTATTTATAACTACTCAGGCGCTGAAGCTGGCAATACAACTATCACCGAGAACTACACAACCCTTCTTACACCGATCACCCTTCCGACCCCGACCAGGATCGGATACACCTTTGCGGGTTGGTTTACCAACTCTGCTCTAACCAGCTCAGCAGGTGCGGGGGGCGCGAGCTACACGCCAAGTTTGAACCTCACTGTATTTGCCAAGTGGACTGCAATTAATTATTCGATTATCTATAACTCGACAAACACCTCGGGCGGCATAACCGCCAATGCTTCTGGTGGCAGCGTGCCTATTGACTTGCTGAACTACAACATCGGCGGCACTGCAATAGTGAAAGCAAATAGTGGGTCACTGATTCGCTTGGGCTATGTATTCGTGGGCTGGGTAGTAAATGCGGATGGCACTGGCACGGCTCTGAATTCTGGAGAATCGATCCTGGTGGGCACAGCCAGCATTAATCTTTACCCCCAGTGGAGCGCGCTTAGCTACACGATCAGCTACAACCTAAATGGTGGTTCTGGCTCTTTGGTTGGGGCCCCGACAAGCTGGCAGACTCCCGCAGCGAACGTGACACTGCCAACCTCGGGTTTCACAAAGACGGGCTTTAATTTTGCCGGCTGGTCTGAGACTCAAAATGGCTCTGCGGTAAACAATGACTATCGCCCAAACTTTGCCAACGCCACCCTTTATGCGGTTTGGACCCTAAAGGTAATTAGCTACAGCTTTGATCAGGGGACCGCTGCGGGGCTAACAATAACCGGCTGGCCTACTAACGGCAACAACACCTTTGGATCAACAATAACCCTGCCCAATTTGGCTGGCACAACGGTCACCATTTCTAGCCAGAGCTACTTGTTCTTTGGCTGGAAAAAAGACACCACAACAACATTTAATTCCGCAGATGCCTATACCCTTGGTGCAACAGATGTCACCTTCACCGCCCAGTGGGTGCGGCTATTCGATGTGAGATACGGCTTTGCGGGCGGTACTAAATCTTCCAATGACACCGAGACCGATGGTGATGATAGAGACAGGGCTTGCATCGCTAGCCCTGCGTCTTTGTGTATCTATGGGCAATTAATCAACTTGCGTGATACTCCCACCAGAGTCGGCTACACATTTGACGGCTGGAAGATTCAGGCTACGAGTGACCTCAAGGCAGGTATGGCCCAGCACACGGTCATCGAAACTGGCTACTTGTTCTATGCACAATGGACGCCGATCTCATACTCCATGAGCTTTAACTCAGCCGGTGGTAGTAATAACTTTGCCAACCAAACTAAGAACATTGGCCAGGTTCTGGCCCTGCCAAACCCGGATGGAAAAACCGGCTACGGTTTTGCGGGTTGGTCCAATGACTCAGGGGCCACGATCTATGCAATCAGCTCGGGCTTCGTGGTGGGCTCTGTGTCAGAGGCTTTTGTAGCTCAGTGGACGCCAAATACCTCCTTGGTTAGCTATGAGTGGCAAGGCGGAGCATCTTCCACACCAAAGATTTCGGACAGCTATACCTACGATCCGATTGCAATGACCCTGCCTAGCGCCTCTGACCATCGCTTCACAAAAGACGGCTTTACTTTTGCGGGCTGGGCAACCTCTTCTGGCGGTACGGCAGTAACTGACTTTAGGCCCGCCCAAAACACCGTTTTGTTTGCGGTTTGGACACCGACCAACTTCACTCTAAATTTCGATGCAAAAGGTGGAGCGATTGCCACGGTCAATGGAGTGACCCAATTACAGGCACCAAATAACTCAATGCCAATCCTGCTGCCAACCGCCACTCGCTCAAACTTCACATTCAATGGTTGGTATGACCAAGCAATCGGTGGGGTAAAACTGGGGGATGCGGGAGACAACTTCACACCAACTGCTTCAAGAACCCTGCATGCGCGCTGGGTGCAGAATTCCCTATTCGGTGTTGATGAAGCGACCCTAGAAGCTGCTAGCACTTTTACCGCTAGCAATTCCACCAGCACTGACAGCACGCTGAATCACACGCCTTCTGGCACTTCTGCAAGAGTGCAGATTCCAACCGGTGCTCTTCCCCCCGGCACGGTCATAACCGTCCGCTACTTCAAAGACACCGATCGCCAATCAAACTTGATCCCCGGCAACAACAACTACTTCTTCTCAATCTTGGTTTCCTGGATCTATGGTTCTGGTGACTCAGCGACAGTGCCTAACACCGCGGCCGGCAAATCAATCGCAGTGACTCTCACAAACCCAAGCATTAAAGCCGGCGCAACTATTTATCAGATTATTGGTACAAACGTTACAAACCTAGGTGTTGCCCAAGTCGATGGCAGCGTGGTTGTGAATCTCACCGAAGACCCAGAGATTGTTGTGGCATCAACCAACCCAAGTTCCCCAACCACGGTTACTGCTGTGACCGGTGACACCACCGCCACAGTCAGCTGGACCCAAGGTTCAAACGGTGGTGCCGAGGTCACCAGCTACACGGTTACTGCCTCACCTGGTGGCGCTAGCTGCACCACCGCCACAACCAGCTGCACCATAACCGGGCTAAATAACAACAACGCCTACACATTCACCGTCACCGCAACCAATTCGGTTGGAACATCAAGTTCTTCAGGCTCATCTTCATCGGTGACTCCAACTCCAACAAGGTATGCGGTGACCTTTAACTCAACTGGCGGAAGCGCGGTTGCAGCGGGCAGCTTCATAGCGGCTGGAAGCTTTAGTGCCCCTAGTAACCCAACTCGCTCTGGCTTCACATTTGATGGCTGGAGCTCGATTCTAAACAGCTCAGCGACTAAGGTCACTTTCCCGCACACGCCCTCTGTCACGGCACCAATAACCCTTTATGCACTTTGGTTTGCAGTGAGCTCAGGTGGTCAACCAGGTTCAGGATCCGCCAACACCTCGCCAACACCGACCCCGACCCCAACACCGACCCCAACACCAACACCAACACCGGGAACAACCCAGCCACCCAAACAGGTTCCTTCAATGACCCCAACCGTGAATCCGGTATTACCTGTGAGCCCGGTTGATAGCCCTGCTGGGTCTATTTCAGGCTCTACCGACAAGGTTAGAATTGTCGCCGACGCACCAAGAGAAAAACTGGTTGCCTCTGCAGGGAGCTGGAAGCTAGAAATCAAAGCGGACATTTCAAGCGGTCAATCGAAACCGATTGCAACCAACCTAAGTCTCGATTTTCAACTCGGCTCCATGGCTGACCTATCAGGCACTGGCCTGAGGCCAAAAGCCAAGGTTTCGGTCTGGGTTTTCTCTGAGCCAATTTTTGTTGGCGAGGTTGAGACTTTGGCCGATGGCGCCTTCGCCACCCAGATGCTTTTGCCAGCCAGCCTCTTACCCGGCAAGCACACCATGCAGCTGATAACTACCGATGCCAACGGCAAGCAAATCACGCTGAATATTCCAATCACCGTGACCGGCAAGGTAACGGTTGGCACATTCAAGGGTTACGTGGCTCTTTATACCCAAGACCTCATGGGCCAGAAACTCTCTGCGAGAGTTGATGGCAAGTGGTTGGTGCAGGACCCAATTACTAAGTACAAGAGCTTTGATTACTCAAGAAAGGTCAGGTTCACAGGAGCCGGCTACAAGATCTTTGTTGACCTTTATCTAAACTCAAACTTTTTGAGAAGAGATGTTATTACAACTAGGTAG